In a single window of the Gemmatimonadota bacterium genome:
- a CDS encoding cation transporter, producing the protein MTRSEVIQRRILLTLLALNGGMFVLEILVGWAAESMGLVADGLDMGADAAVYLLALLAIGASPMKKIRAARFAGRVQLLLGGIAILEVGRRWLVGSAPEPRVMIGVSLLALAVNAVCLVLLHKHREGEVHLQAAWLFSATDIQANLGVLVAGILVSLLDSAVPDLLIGLVVCWLVFRGALRIRKRVRLAEADS; encoded by the coding sequence GTGACTCGGAGTGAAGTGATCCAGCGGCGCATTCTCCTGACTCTGCTGGCGCTGAATGGGGGAATGTTCGTGCTGGAGATCCTCGTTGGCTGGGCCGCGGAGTCGATGGGGCTTGTTGCCGATGGGCTCGATATGGGTGCAGATGCCGCGGTCTATCTTCTTGCACTCCTCGCGATCGGTGCATCTCCAATGAAGAAAATACGCGCTGCACGATTCGCGGGGCGCGTCCAACTTCTGCTTGGCGGCATAGCGATACTGGAAGTGGGGCGACGATGGCTCGTTGGTAGTGCACCCGAGCCTCGGGTAATGATCGGTGTCTCCCTATTGGCGCTCGCGGTTAATGCCGTATGTCTCGTCCTTCTCCACAAGCACCGCGAGGGCGAAGTCCATCTGCAAGCGGCCTGGCTCTTCTCGGCCACTGATATTCAGGCAAACCTTGGCGTTCTGGTCGCGGGAATCCTCGTATCGCTTCTTGACTCGGCGGTTCCTGACCTTCTCATCGGCCTGGTTGTCTGCTGGCTCGTCTTCCGGGGGGCGCTCCGCATCCGGAAGCGGGTTCGGCTTGCTGAGGCCGATTCCTGA